In a single window of the Natronosalvus caseinilyticus genome:
- a CDS encoding GNAT family N-acetyltransferase, whose translation MDLREATSADSERIRSVAQRSLAESYTHFLDDETIDEAAGNWYGDDLEDAIEREHEVYVVAEDDGETVGFSQSELVGENHSVGRIEWIHVDPDHRGSGIGPRLLARTRETLLDAGAEQIQGVVLEANEVGNEFYATHGFDRVGSRELEVGDETHTENVYVESDHDDDAWRALETIEDDGQTRYVSYGEPARGSKAPFYTVYANEGASKRYGWFCGNCDSLDNAMDSMGRIVCNSCDNRRKATRWDASYL comes from the coding sequence ATGGACCTACGCGAAGCCACGTCCGCGGACAGCGAGAGAATCCGGTCGGTCGCACAGCGCTCACTCGCCGAGTCCTACACCCACTTCCTCGACGACGAGACCATCGACGAGGCCGCCGGGAACTGGTACGGCGACGACCTCGAGGACGCGATCGAACGCGAACACGAGGTGTACGTCGTCGCGGAGGACGACGGCGAGACTGTAGGGTTCTCCCAGAGCGAACTCGTCGGCGAGAACCACAGTGTCGGGCGTATCGAGTGGATCCACGTCGATCCGGACCACCGCGGGAGCGGAATCGGCCCGCGGCTCCTGGCTCGAACGCGCGAGACCCTCCTCGACGCCGGAGCGGAACAGATTCAGGGCGTCGTCCTGGAGGCGAACGAGGTCGGCAACGAGTTCTACGCCACCCACGGGTTCGATCGAGTCGGCTCCCGCGAACTCGAGGTCGGGGACGAGACCCACACCGAGAACGTCTACGTCGAGAGCGACCACGACGACGACGCGTGGCGCGCGCTCGAGACGATCGAGGACGACGGGCAGACGCGCTACGTGAGCTACGGTGAACCGGCGCGCGGATCGAAGGCGCCCTTCTACACGGTGTACGCGAACGAGGGGGCGAGCAAGCGCTACGGCTGGTTCTGTGGCAACTGTGACTCGCTGGACAACGCAATGGACTCGATGGGACGAATCGTCTGTAACAGCTGTGACAACCGGCGGAAGGCGACGCGCTGGGACGCGTCGTACCTCTGA
- a CDS encoding succinate dehydrogenase: MAERYSSFAPGGTAWFLQRVTAAFLIVVLAFHFFLLHFVNHAWEIEFAGTQQRMSDIGYFLTMVLFLITATFHGVNGVYNALVNQGLTGTSKRIVLAILVIAGGALIAQGIWVALVMRGFM; this comes from the coding sequence ATGGCGGAACGCTACTCCTCGTTCGCGCCGGGCGGGACTGCATGGTTCCTCCAGCGCGTCACGGCGGCGTTCCTGATCGTCGTGTTAGCCTTTCACTTCTTCCTCTTGCACTTCGTCAACCACGCCTGGGAGATTGAATTCGCCGGCACCCAACAGCGCATGTCGGACATCGGCTACTTCCTCACGATGGTCCTGTTCCTGATCACGGCCACGTTCCACGGCGTCAACGGCGTCTACAACGCGCTGGTCAACCAGGGACTGACCGGCACGTCGAAACGGATCGTCCTCGCGATCCTCGTGATCGCCGGAGGCGCGCTGATCGCCCAGGGTATCTGGGTCGCACTCGTCATGCGGGGGTTCATGTAA
- a CDS encoding DUF7344 domain-containing protein, with the protein MSQPNMMDERARSIDLTTSDRHRLLADDRRRLVLDILAGTTTPVDLEELAAGVAAREEGVDTPDEEGADRVATTLHHHHLPKMADMHVLEYDSETNVIAPSGVALEDVRPDYFDSA; encoded by the coding sequence ATGTCACAGCCAAATATGATGGACGAACGTGCGCGCTCGATCGATCTCACCACGAGCGATCGCCATCGATTGCTTGCCGACGACCGACGACGACTAGTGCTCGACATTCTCGCTGGAACGACTACGCCAGTCGATCTCGAGGAGTTGGCCGCCGGTGTTGCCGCTCGCGAGGAAGGAGTCGACACACCCGACGAGGAGGGCGCCGACCGCGTTGCGACTACCCTTCACCACCATCACCTCCCCAAGATGGCCGATATGCACGTACTTGAGTACGATTCGGAGACGAACGTGATCGCCCCCTCCGGCGTCGCGCTCGAGGACGTCCGCCCCGACTATTTCGACTCAGCGTAA
- the nth gene encoding endonuclease III, translated as MGTPLETRQEQATEVVDRLEREYPDSTISLRYSNRLELLIAVILSAQCTDERVNQETEDLFATYETPEDYANAPQEELAEALNSITYYNNKAKYIRTACEKIVDDHDGEVPDTMADLTDLPGVGRKTANVVLQHGHDVVEGIVVDTHVQRLSRRLGLTEEAYPEQIERELMELVPDGYWQQFTHLCIDHGRAVCSARSPDCEACVLADICPSEKSDSEIDLASGEPW; from the coding sequence ATGGGAACCCCTCTCGAGACCCGCCAGGAGCAGGCCACCGAGGTGGTCGACCGCCTCGAACGCGAGTACCCCGACTCGACCATCTCGCTTCGGTACTCGAACCGCCTCGAGTTGCTGATCGCGGTGATCCTCTCGGCGCAGTGTACCGACGAGCGCGTCAACCAGGAGACGGAGGACCTCTTCGCGACCTACGAGACGCCCGAAGACTACGCGAACGCGCCCCAGGAGGAACTCGCCGAGGCACTGAACTCGATCACGTACTACAACAACAAGGCCAAATACATCCGCACGGCCTGCGAGAAAATCGTCGACGATCACGACGGCGAGGTCCCCGACACCATGGCCGACCTCACGGATCTCCCCGGCGTCGGTCGGAAGACGGCGAACGTCGTCCTCCAGCACGGGCACGACGTGGTCGAGGGGATCGTCGTCGACACGCACGTTCAGCGACTCTCGCGACGACTCGGCCTGACCGAGGAGGCGTACCCCGAGCAAATCGAGCGCGAGCTCATGGAACTCGTTCCCGACGGGTACTGGCAGCAGTTCACCCACCTCTGCATCGATCACGGGCGCGCGGTGTGTTCGGCCCGGTCGCCCGACTGCGAGGCGTGCGTCCTCGCCGACATCTGTCCGTCGGAGAAGAGTGACAGCGAAATCGACCTGGCGTCCGGCGAGCCGTGGTGA
- a CDS encoding RDD family protein, whose product MESDTSTEKTIHLASWEDRFWAWLIDVLIVGAALSGLGEAIGTLSLVTGGLSFSPSFLGVNGLGIWLYWTALEGYNGQSAGKLVMNIAVTDERGDPIDYPTAALESFGKAFLLPLDALIGWIAMEGEYVRLFNRLSSTIVVEAPDDDEPSGVTYVPPE is encoded by the coding sequence ATGGAATCCGATACGTCGACGGAGAAGACGATCCACCTCGCATCCTGGGAGGATCGCTTCTGGGCGTGGCTGATCGACGTGCTCATCGTGGGTGCGGCCCTCTCCGGTCTGGGCGAAGCAATTGGGACGCTCTCGCTCGTCACCGGTGGTCTGTCGTTTTCGCCCTCGTTTCTCGGCGTCAACGGTCTCGGGATCTGGCTCTACTGGACCGCCCTCGAGGGGTACAACGGTCAGTCAGCCGGCAAACTCGTGATGAACATCGCGGTTACCGACGAGCGCGGCGACCCGATCGACTATCCCACGGCGGCGCTCGAGAGCTTCGGGAAGGCGTTCTTGCTCCCGCTCGACGCGCTGATCGGCTGGATCGCCATGGAGGGCGAATACGTACGCCTGTTCAACAGGCTCTCCTCGACGATCGTCGTCGAGGCTCCGGACGACGACGAACCCTCGGGTGTGACGTACGTTCCGCCGGAGTGA
- a CDS encoding succinate dehydrogenase/fumarate reductase iron-sulfur subunit: MSTQQQEQQEQPDEPETQEVPADQEMSGLTSPQQQRLQRKDSARVDRERAAETEDFEEDSVHLKVFRYDPEVEAKQEPRFDDFHVPFTKGMTVLDALIYARDEFDSSLTFRHSCRQAVCGSDAFFVNGRQRLGCKTQISALEQPVRVEPLPHQEVVKDLVVEMEHFYEQMHAVEPYFQQEDLPEGDLEEQRQTRENREKIKMSSRCIWCAACMSSCNIAAGDNQYLGPAAINKAYKFAMDDREDEEIKEHRLRILEQEHGVWRCQTQFSCTEVCPKDIPLTEHIQELKREAVKKNLKFW; encoded by the coding sequence ATGAGTACACAACAACAAGAACAACAGGAGCAACCGGACGAACCGGAGACGCAGGAGGTACCGGCCGACCAGGAGATGAGCGGCCTGACCTCGCCACAACAACAGCGACTCCAGCGCAAGGACTCTGCGCGAGTCGACCGCGAGCGGGCCGCCGAGACCGAAGACTTCGAGGAGGATTCCGTCCACCTCAAAGTATTCCGGTACGACCCCGAAGTCGAGGCCAAGCAGGAACCGCGCTTCGACGACTTTCACGTCCCCTTCACGAAGGGGATGACCGTCCTCGACGCGCTCATCTACGCGCGCGACGAGTTCGACTCCTCGCTCACGTTCCGCCACTCCTGTCGTCAGGCGGTCTGTGGCTCCGACGCCTTCTTCGTCAACGGGCGTCAGCGTCTCGGGTGTAAGACGCAAATCTCGGCGCTCGAGCAGCCGGTTCGCGTCGAACCCCTCCCCCACCAGGAGGTCGTGAAGGACCTGGTCGTCGAGATGGAGCACTTCTACGAGCAGATGCACGCCGTCGAGCCGTACTTCCAGCAGGAGGACCTGCCCGAGGGCGACCTCGAGGAACAACGCCAGACTCGCGAGAACCGCGAGAAGATCAAGATGTCCAGCCGGTGTATCTGGTGTGCAGCGTGTATGTCCTCGTGTAACATCGCCGCCGGGGACAACCAGTATCTCGGCCCCGCGGCCATCAACAAGGCCTACAAGTTCGCGATGGACGATCGCGAGGACGAGGAGATCAAGGAGCACCGACTGCGCATCCTCGAGCAGGAACACGGCGTCTGGCGCTGTCAGACCCAGTTTTCCTGTACGGAGGTGTGCCCAAAGGACATCCCGCTCACCGAGCACATTCAGGAGCTCAAGCGTGAAGCGGTCAAGAAGAACCTAAAGTTCTGGTAA
- a CDS encoding PAS domain-containing protein, with protein sequence MQPKPLTDSLRETLAVFDGSGEPWTTPEVAAALDLGRRSTYARLERLVERDHLETKKVGANARVWWRPTRPSATDEPPMDWPNSPGAIETLLESVEEPAVFALDADGAVRFWTSGAERTLGYESDAIIGDPLSVLHTDDDREAGVPERHLERAFERGLIRDEGWRVRADGTRFWAAVKLEAIREDGSLRGYAAIVHDITDRRERERELRQERDLTERLLETAPVGLAVARADGTVERINTRARTHLDVETTEVSKLTVDDFDVAGVDGNPLTATDNPVSRAVETGEPVSDRLVTREDSDGTRWWISVTATPLLEDGTVSATRCVVPRRRLPVRIGTVDLLPGHHGAKGGRNGAP encoded by the coding sequence ATGCAGCCGAAGCCGCTGACCGACAGCCTTCGCGAGACGCTCGCCGTCTTTGATGGGTCGGGCGAGCCATGGACGACCCCCGAGGTCGCCGCAGCGCTCGATCTCGGTCGGCGAAGTACGTACGCCAGACTCGAACGGCTCGTAGAGCGAGACCACCTCGAGACGAAGAAGGTCGGTGCGAACGCTCGTGTGTGGTGGCGACCGACGCGGCCGTCTGCCACCGACGAGCCGCCCATGGACTGGCCGAATAGCCCTGGCGCGATCGAGACGCTCCTCGAGTCGGTCGAGGAACCCGCCGTCTTCGCGCTCGACGCCGACGGCGCGGTCCGGTTCTGGACGTCGGGCGCCGAACGTACCCTCGGCTACGAATCCGACGCGATCATCGGCGACCCCCTCTCGGTACTCCACACCGACGACGACCGGGAAGCGGGCGTTCCAGAGCGTCACCTGGAGCGGGCGTTCGAACGCGGCTTGATTCGGGACGAGGGCTGGCGCGTCCGTGCGGACGGAACGCGATTCTGGGCGGCAGTCAAACTCGAGGCTATCCGGGAAGATGGCTCGCTCCGGGGGTACGCGGCGATCGTCCACGACATCACCGACCGTCGCGAGCGTGAACGAGAACTGCGCCAGGAACGAGACCTCACGGAACGACTCCTCGAGACGGCGCCGGTCGGCCTCGCGGTCGCTCGAGCGGACGGGACGGTCGAACGGATCAACACTCGAGCGAGAACCCACCTCGACGTCGAGACGACCGAGGTCTCGAAACTTACCGTCGACGACTTCGACGTCGCGGGCGTCGACGGAAATCCGCTTACGGCCACAGATAATCCGGTATCGCGGGCGGTCGAGACCGGCGAACCGGTTTCGGATCGCCTCGTGACGCGCGAGGACTCGGACGGAACGCGCTGGTGGATTTCGGTCACGGCTACGCCACTGCTCGAAGACGGGACCGTCTCCGCCACACGATGCGTGGTACCGCGACGTCGTCTACCCGTCCGAATCGGGACTGTCGATCTACTTCCAGGACATCACGGAGCGAAAGGCGGCCGAAACGGCGCTCCGTGA
- a CDS encoding bacterio-opsin activator domain-containing protein, which translates to MSIYFQDITERKAAETALRDSEERLRLALEAGELGVWELDLQTEDVPGRSPHHDRIFGYEEPVDDWSFERFLEHVHPADRDRVERQFEAAFESGEWSFECRILGADDERRWIGARGEFFFDDGDPVRAVGVVADVTDRKERERELERYERAVETIDDGVYILDDDRRFTMVNDGFASMAGYDRSDLVGEPAETVFSSEFVDLADEKQAELESGNREFAVLEEDVHRADGTSVIVESRFEVFEFDDGSTGRVGTVRDVSERVERERELEEVRRRYRTIADHFPNGAVALVDQDRRYVTFGGTPEGSTDVTRADLEGALLEDALPEQIAEVVVPRYEAALAGERSTFEETIDDRVYQFFFAPVRDDDGDVFAAMAMSQDVTERKRQRDQLEALNSLNEVVREITDAVIDQSTRDEIETTVCERLAASDSYRFAWIGDVDANQTVSVRTEAGVEGYLDDIVISVDPKDTRSEGPTGRALRTGDVQTMRDIESDPRYEPWRNSVERYDFRSSAAIPVSNQGTIYGILNVYAERPHAFEGQEAALIEQLGEIVGHAIAAADRKQALMSDELVELEFRIQDIFATVDAPVETAGTITLDQAVQIEDDEYLVYGTATSDAVDAVTSLTEALPHWDDVTFRSASSPTGFVLRLSSPPVLSVIASLGGVVEGVVIEDGDFRMTIHLAPTVDVRRVIDAVEASYPNVEMVRRRQITRSHDDPQRIRRRLVADLTDRQRAALDAAYHAGYFEWPRESSGEDVAASLDVAAPTFHQHLRKAERKVLESLFSNEGQAEG; encoded by the coding sequence CTGTCGATCTACTTCCAGGACATCACGGAGCGAAAGGCGGCCGAAACGGCGCTCCGTGACAGCGAAGAACGCCTCCGTCTCGCGCTCGAGGCCGGCGAGCTGGGCGTCTGGGAACTCGACCTGCAGACCGAGGACGTCCCCGGACGATCGCCTCACCACGACCGCATCTTCGGCTACGAAGAGCCCGTCGACGACTGGAGCTTCGAGCGGTTCCTCGAGCACGTTCATCCGGCCGACCGCGACCGCGTCGAACGACAGTTCGAGGCCGCGTTCGAGAGCGGCGAGTGGTCGTTCGAGTGTCGCATCCTCGGTGCGGACGACGAACGGCGCTGGATCGGGGCTCGCGGCGAATTTTTCTTCGACGACGGCGACCCGGTTCGCGCGGTCGGCGTCGTCGCCGACGTCACGGATCGAAAGGAGCGCGAGCGGGAACTCGAGCGGTACGAACGCGCCGTCGAAACGATCGACGATGGCGTCTACATCCTCGACGACGATCGCCGGTTTACGATGGTGAACGACGGCTTCGCGTCGATGGCAGGGTACGATCGATCAGATCTCGTCGGAGAACCCGCCGAAACCGTCTTCAGTTCGGAGTTCGTCGACCTGGCAGACGAGAAGCAGGCTGAACTCGAGTCGGGCAACCGGGAGTTCGCCGTCCTCGAGGAGGACGTTCACCGGGCCGACGGTACCTCGGTGATCGTCGAGAGTCGATTCGAGGTCTTCGAGTTCGACGACGGTTCGACGGGGCGCGTCGGAACCGTTCGAGACGTCAGCGAGCGCGTCGAGCGCGAACGGGAATTGGAGGAAGTGCGCCGTCGCTACCGGACGATCGCCGATCACTTCCCCAACGGCGCCGTCGCCCTCGTCGACCAGGACCGCCGCTACGTCACCTTCGGTGGGACGCCGGAAGGATCGACGGACGTGACCAGAGCGGACCTCGAAGGAGCGCTGCTCGAGGACGCACTTCCCGAGCAGATCGCCGAGGTCGTCGTCCCTCGCTACGAGGCCGCACTCGCGGGCGAACGCTCCACGTTCGAGGAGACGATCGACGACCGCGTCTACCAGTTTTTCTTCGCTCCGGTCCGAGACGACGACGGCGACGTGTTCGCGGCCATGGCGATGTCCCAGGACGTCACGGAGCGAAAGCGCCAGCGCGACCAGCTCGAGGCGCTGAACAGTCTGAACGAGGTCGTCAGGGAGATCACGGACGCCGTCATCGACCAGTCGACGCGTGACGAGATCGAGACGACGGTCTGTGAGCGCCTCGCCGCGTCCGATTCGTACCGGTTCGCCTGGATCGGCGACGTCGACGCCAATCAGACCGTCTCCGTGCGGACCGAAGCCGGGGTCGAGGGCTACCTCGACGACATCGTCATCTCCGTCGATCCGAAAGACACCCGGAGCGAGGGGCCCACCGGCCGTGCCCTCCGAACGGGCGACGTACAGACGATGCGAGATATCGAATCCGATCCCCGATACGAGCCCTGGCGAAACTCGGTCGAGCGCTACGACTTCCGGTCGTCGGCGGCAATCCCGGTCTCGAACCAGGGGACGATCTACGGGATCCTCAACGTCTACGCCGAACGCCCACATGCGTTCGAGGGCCAGGAAGCGGCGCTGATCGAGCAACTCGGCGAGATCGTCGGTCATGCGATTGCCGCTGCCGATCGGAAACAGGCGCTCATGAGCGACGAACTCGTCGAACTCGAGTTCCGGATTCAGGACATCTTCGCGACGGTCGACGCACCCGTCGAGACGGCGGGAACGATCACGCTCGACCAGGCGGTTCAGATCGAAGACGACGAGTACCTCGTCTACGGTACCGCGACGTCGGACGCGGTCGACGCCGTGACCAGCCTCACCGAAGCCCTCCCCCACTGGGACGACGTAACTTTCCGCTCGGCGAGTTCTCCAACGGGATTCGTGCTCCGCCTGTCCAGCCCACCGGTGCTCTCAGTGATCGCTTCCCTCGGCGGCGTCGTCGAGGGGGTCGTCATCGAAGACGGCGACTTTCGGATGACGATCCACCTGGCCCCGACCGTCGACGTGCGTCGGGTGATCGACGCCGTCGAGGCGTCCTACCCGAACGTCGAAATGGTTAGAAGGCGACAGATTACTCGATCGCACGACGACCCACAGCGTATCCGGCGCCGGCTCGTCGCGGACCTCACCGACCGACAGCGCGCCGCCTTAGATGCCGCCTACCACGCGGGCTACTTCGAGTGGCCGCGCGAATCGTCGGGCGAAGACGTCGCAGCGTCGCTGGACGTAGCGGCCCCGACCTTTCATCAACACCTCCGAAAGGCCGAACGGAAAGTGCTCGAGTCGCTGTTCTCGAACGAGGGACAGGCCGAAGGGTAA
- the sdhC gene encoding succinate dehydrogenase, cytochrome b556 subunit: protein MSQSYNRGLIEDFGRWKEFSAGMWAWIFHKFTGWILIGYLFTHIAVLSSAISGEQAYNNTLQGLEALFLVRLLEVGLLAVAVFHILNGIRLLMVDLGVGLEAQDKTFYLSLLLTGAITVASVPTFMTEVGF from the coding sequence ATGAGTCAGTCTTACAATCGCGGCCTCATCGAGGACTTCGGTCGCTGGAAGGAGTTCTCGGCCGGGATGTGGGCGTGGATCTTCCACAAGTTTACCGGGTGGATCCTGATCGGCTACCTGTTTACCCACATCGCGGTGTTGAGTAGCGCCATCTCGGGAGAACAAGCGTACAACAACACCCTCCAGGGACTCGAAGCACTGTTCCTCGTCCGACTGCTCGAGGTCGGCCTGCTGGCGGTCGCCGTCTTCCACATCCTCAACGGGATCCGCCTGCTGATGGTCGACCTGGGCGTCGGCCTCGAGGCCCAGGACAAGACGTTCTACCTCTCCTTGCTCCTCACGGGTGCAATTACGGTCGCCAGCGTCCCGACGTTCATGACGGAGGTGGGCTTCTAA
- a CDS encoding FAD-binding protein, whose amino-acid sequence MYEHDVIVVGAGGAGLRAAVAAHEAGADVAMVTKLHPVRSHTGAAEGGINAALREGDDWELHAYDTMKGSDYLGDAPAIETLAKDAPEDTIKLEHWGMPFSREDDGTVSQRPFGGLSFPRTTYAGAETGHHLLHTMYEQVVKRGIQVYDEWFVMNLAVSDEPDPNDRTCHGVVAYDVQSGEIQGFKARQGVVLATGGPGQAFDHTTNAVSCTGDGQAIAYRAGVPLEDMEFVQFHPTTLPSTGVLISEGVRGEGGILYNEDGERFMFEHGYANNAGELASRDVVSRAELTEVNEGRGVNDEYVHLDMRHLGEERILDRLENILHLAEDFEGVDGLVEPMPVKPGQHYEMGGIETDENGQTCIDGLYAAGECACVSVHGANRLGGNALPELIVFGKRAGAHAAGADLGEAEIQTGYADDVEDETDADLPVTPGEAGLEPAGTSENEDVAADGSGQVTDADGLLERAVEAERDRVAHLMGRDDGVKHADIRAKLQKAMTRDVNVFREEEGLKRALKAIKECREMYQDVYVEDPSRTFNTDLQMTYETRNLIDVAETIALGALVRNEFRGAHWRLENQVRDDENWLKHTLISWNGGKPSIWYRPTILEGADETYEPKVRSY is encoded by the coding sequence ATGTACGAACACGACGTCATCGTAGTCGGCGCCGGCGGTGCCGGCCTCCGAGCGGCGGTCGCAGCGCACGAGGCGGGAGCGGACGTGGCCATGGTCACGAAACTCCACCCGGTTCGCAGTCACACCGGAGCCGCCGAGGGCGGCATCAACGCCGCCCTCCGGGAGGGCGACGACTGGGAACTCCACGCCTACGACACCATGAAGGGGTCGGACTACCTGGGCGACGCCCCCGCCATCGAAACGCTCGCCAAAGACGCCCCCGAGGACACGATTAAACTCGAGCACTGGGGGATGCCCTTCTCCCGCGAGGACGACGGCACGGTCTCCCAGCGGCCGTTCGGCGGCCTCTCGTTCCCGCGAACGACCTACGCGGGCGCCGAGACCGGCCACCACCTGCTCCACACGATGTACGAGCAGGTCGTCAAGCGCGGCATCCAGGTCTACGACGAGTGGTTCGTGATGAACCTCGCCGTCAGCGACGAACCCGATCCGAACGACCGAACCTGTCACGGCGTCGTCGCCTACGACGTCCAGTCCGGCGAGATTCAGGGCTTCAAGGCCCGCCAGGGCGTCGTCCTCGCGACCGGCGGCCCCGGTCAGGCGTTCGATCACACCACCAACGCCGTCTCCTGTACCGGCGACGGCCAGGCGATCGCCTACCGCGCGGGCGTCCCGCTCGAGGACATGGAGTTCGTCCAGTTCCACCCGACGACGCTCCCGAGCACGGGCGTCCTCATCTCCGAGGGTGTCCGCGGCGAGGGCGGTATCCTGTACAACGAAGACGGCGAGCGGTTCATGTTCGAACACGGCTACGCGAACAACGCCGGCGAACTCGCGAGCCGCGACGTCGTCTCCCGCGCCGAGTTGACCGAGGTCAACGAGGGCCGTGGCGTCAACGACGAGTACGTTCACCTCGACATGCGTCACCTCGGCGAGGAGCGCATTCTCGACCGCCTCGAGAATATTCTGCACCTCGCAGAGGACTTCGAGGGCGTCGACGGCCTCGTCGAGCCGATGCCGGTCAAGCCCGGTCAGCACTACGAGATGGGCGGCATCGAGACCGACGAGAACGGCCAGACGTGCATCGACGGTCTCTATGCTGCTGGAGAGTGCGCCTGCGTCTCCGTCCACGGCGCGAACCGCTTAGGCGGGAACGCGCTGCCCGAACTCATCGTCTTCGGCAAGCGCGCGGGCGCTCACGCCGCCGGCGCAGACCTCGGGGAAGCTGAGATCCAGACGGGGTACGCCGACGACGTCGAGGACGAGACCGACGCCGACCTCCCCGTGACGCCCGGCGAGGCGGGGCTCGAGCCCGCCGGTACCAGCGAGAACGAGGACGTCGCCGCCGACGGCTCCGGTCAGGTGACCGACGCCGACGGTCTCCTCGAGCGCGCTGTCGAGGCCGAACGCGACCGCGTCGCGCACCTGATGGGACGCGACGACGGCGTCAAACACGCCGACATCCGCGCGAAGCTGCAGAAGGCGATGACTCGGGACGTGAACGTTTTCCGCGAAGAGGAGGGGCTCAAACGCGCCCTGAAGGCGATCAAGGAGTGTCGGGAAATGTACCAGGATGTCTACGTGGAGGACCCCTCGCGGACGTTCAACACGGATCTGCAGATGACCTACGAGACGCGCAACCTGATCGACGTCGCCGAGACGATCGCGCTGGGCGCGCTCGTGCGTAACGAGTTCCGCGGCGCCCACTGGCGCCTCGAGAACCAGGTCCGCGACGACGAGAACTGGCTCAAGCACACGCTGATCTCCTGGAACGGTGGCAAGCCATCGATCTGGTACCGGCCCACGATCCTCGAGGGTGCGGACGAGACCTACGAGCCGAAGGTTCGCAGTTACTGA
- a CDS encoding succinylglutamate desuccinylase/aspartoacylase family protein, whose protein sequence is MSEDRADSSSADGGPGEEVFTYNGGRVDPGESANIRYGISETYLGDPVRIPVTVINGTHPGPTVFLSAAAHGDELNGIEVVREVAHDWDHADLHGTLICLPVMNVPGFLAQERYLPIYDRDLNRSFPGREDSTSARRMAHRIFTNFIEPCDLGIDFHTSTRGRTNMLHVRANIDDADVERLAKAFSSNVIIAGQGPSGTLRREATDAGVPTITVEMGEAHRFQRQLIDRSLTGVASVLAEFGLHPDSSVHWPGWRVIIDDAGEKTWLRADAGGIVDMKHSSGDLVREGETICAITNPFKEEDVIVTVEAPFTGLLVGVLENPVVYPGNPLCHLVKLDDTILNALEREIERQDPFLETLE, encoded by the coding sequence ATGAGCGAGGATCGCGCCGACTCAAGTTCGGCCGATGGCGGGCCCGGCGAGGAAGTGTTCACCTACAACGGTGGGCGCGTCGACCCTGGCGAGTCGGCGAACATTCGGTACGGAATCAGCGAGACCTACCTCGGCGACCCGGTTCGCATCCCCGTGACGGTCATCAACGGCACCCACCCGGGGCCAACGGTCTTCCTGTCCGCAGCGGCCCACGGCGACGAACTGAACGGCATCGAGGTCGTCCGCGAGGTGGCCCACGACTGGGACCACGCCGACCTCCACGGGACGCTGATCTGTCTCCCCGTCATGAACGTCCCCGGCTTCCTGGCCCAAGAGCGGTACCTGCCGATCTACGACCGGGACCTGAACCGGTCGTTTCCCGGCCGGGAGGACAGCACCAGCGCGCGCCGGATGGCTCACCGGATCTTCACGAACTTCATCGAGCCCTGCGACCTCGGCATCGACTTTCACACCTCGACCCGCGGCCGAACGAACATGCTCCACGTGCGGGCGAATATCGACGACGCCGACGTCGAACGGCTCGCGAAGGCGTTCAGTTCGAACGTCATCATCGCCGGGCAGGGACCGTCCGGTACCCTCCGCCGGGAGGCGACCGACGCCGGCGTCCCGACGATCACTGTCGAGATGGGGGAGGCCCACCGCTTCCAGCGACAGCTCATCGACCGCTCGCTCACGGGCGTCGCGAGCGTGCTCGCGGAGTTCGGTCTCCACCCCGACTCCTCGGTTCACTGGCCCGGCTGGCGGGTGATCATCGACGACGCGGGCGAGAAGACCTGGCTCCGGGCCGACGCCGGCGGCATCGTCGACATGAAACACTCGAGTGGCGACCTCGTCCGGGAAGGGGAGACTATCTGTGCGATCACCAACCCGTTCAAGGAAGAAGACGTCATCGTCACCGTCGAGGCGCCGTTTACGGGTCTGCTCGTGGGTGTCCTGGAGAATCCGGTGGTCTACCCCGGCAATCCGCTGTGTCACCTCGTCAAACTGGACGACACCATCTTGAACGCCCTCGAGCGCGAAATCGAGCGACAGGATCCGTTCTTAGAGACCCTCGAGTAG